One window from the genome of Labeo rohita strain BAU-BD-2019 chromosome 10, IGBB_LRoh.1.0, whole genome shotgun sequence encodes:
- the LOC127172174 gene encoding E3 ubiquitin/ISG15 ligase TRIM25, which produces MAEASISVAPEQFCCPVCLDLLKEPVALPCGHSYCMDCITDYWNQDDEKGVYSCPQCRQSFTPRPVLSKNTILAEMVEKLGKTTLQTADPAQCAGPGDVECSVCTGRKRKAVKSCLMCMNSYCLIHLEQHENFFKDKKHHLMQATERLQQMICKTHDRPLEVYCQTDHEFICLMCMLDKHKNHKTTTAAAERADTQRQLEEDRRFCNEKIQQKEQKLQEIKKAVDSHKRSAQAAVDNIERMFTELICTIERSRSEITQLIRAQEKAAVSQAEKRMKKLEFVIDFLKREDTELEQLSHTDDHIHFLQSFEHTLLPYEKIFYITASSQHSFDNIEKSVSLLRGKLEDFCKEEIERISARVKYIQITATNKPKTREEFLQFSCPLSLDPDTVNTHLCLSQGNTVVTYTDKGQLCIAHPDRFIASPQVLCRESVYGCAYWEVEWSGNCWVGIAVSYKSIDRKGEFGFNDHSWTLRNTNSDLFFTHNSVHSKIIAPLKSSRIGVCVDHSAGTLSFYSVSDTMTLLKKVKTTFTQPLYPGFMVQKGSSVKLCNLRT; this is translated from the exons ATGGCAGAAGCCAGTATTTCAGTCGCCCCGGAGCAGTTCTGCTGTCCAGTATGTCTGGATCTCCTGAAGGAGCCTGTGGCTCTtccctgtggacacagttactgtatgGACTGCATTACAGACTACTGGAATCAGGATGATGAGAAGGGAGTCTACAGCTGTCCCCAGTGCAGACAGTCGTTCACTCCAAGACCTGTACTGAGCAAAAACACCATTCTGGCTGAAATGGTGGAGAAACTGGGGAAGACAACACTCCAGACTGCTGATCCTGCTCAGTGTGCTGGTCCTGGAGATGTGGAGTGCAGCGTCTGTACTGGAAGAAAACGCAAAGCTGTCAAATCCTGCTTGATGTGCATGAACTCTTACTGTCTAATTCATCTTGAACAGCATGAAAATTTCTTCAAAGACAAGAAACACCATCTGATGCAAGCTACTGAACGGCTCCAGCAAATGATCTGTAAGACACATGACAGACCTCTAGAAGTTTACTGTCAGACTGATCAtgagtttatttgtttgatgTGTATGctggacaaacacaaaaatcatAAGACTACAACAGCTGCAGCAGAGAGGGCAGACACACAG AGGCAATTAGAGGAAGATCGCAGATTTTGCAATGAGAAAATCCAGCAGAAAGAGCAAAAACTTCAGGAGATTAAAAAGGCTGTGGATTCACACAAG CGCTCTGCTCAGGCAGCAGTGGATAACATTGAAAGGATGTTCACTGAACTGATCTGCACCATTGAGAGAAGCCGCTCTGAGATCACACAGCTGATCAGAGCTCAGGAAAAGGCTGCAGTGTCTCAAGCTGAAAAGCGCATGAAGAAACTGGAGTTTGTAATTGATTTTCTGAAGAGAGAAGATACAGAGCTGGAGCAGTTGTCACACACAGACGATCACATCCATTTCCTTCAG AGTTTCGAGCATACCTTGTTGCCTTATGAGAAAatattctacatcactgccagTTCCCAGCATTCTTTTGACAACATTGAAAAATCAGTCTCTCTGCTGAGAGGGAAACTTGAAGATTTCTGCAAAGAGGAAATAGAACGGATTTCTGCTAGAG TGAAATACATCCAAATCACTGCCACCAATAAGCCCAAGACTAGGGAGGAGTTCTTACAAT TTTCCTGTCCGCtcagtctggatccagacaCAGTGAATAcccatctctgtctgtctcaggGGAACACAGTAGTTACTTATACTGACAAAGGCCAGCTGTGTATTGCACATCCAGACAGATTTATAGCAAGCcctcaggtgttgtgtagagagagtgtgtatgGATGTGCATACTGGGAGGTTGAGTGGAGTGGGAATTGTTGGGTGGGAATTGCAGTGTCTTATAAGAGCATCGACAGGAAGGGTGAATTTGGATTTAATGATCACTCCTGGACATTGCGAAACACTAACTCAGATCTGTTTTTTACACATAATTCTGTACATAGTAAAATCATTGCACCCTTAAAGTCCTCTAGAATAGGAGTGTGtgtggatcacagtgcagggactctgtccttctacagcgtctctgacacaatgaccCTTCTCAAAAAAGTcaagaccacattcactcagccgctctatcctgggtttatGGTTCAAAAAGGATCAAGTGtgaaactatgtaatctaagaACTTAG